In the genome of Streptomyces sp. NBC_00433, the window GTGGCGGCGCACCGGCGTCACCAACGAGCTGAACACCGCCGACTTCCGCGACGACCCCGACAGCAGGGGCGCGCTGTCGGTCTACCTGCACGAGCTGCTGCAGCTCTACTTCAGCCGGGTGGTGACCTATGTCGGCGAGGACTGGGACGACCGGTGGCGCAGTGCCGGCACCATCGCGGACTGGCGCGACCTGCGGCTGACCCCGGAGCAACTGGCCTCGCTCAATGCCGAGTTGATGGCCGTCGTCGCCCGGCACACCCCTGCCGCGGGCGCCGAGCCGGGGCCCGACGCGTGCCCGGTGGTCGTACAGCTCCAGTCCTTCCCCCGCAAGGCGCGGGACACCGGATGAGCCGGCACTCCGGCGGCGGACTGCTGCGCCGCCACCGGGACTTCCGGCTGCTGTGGTGCGGTGAGACCGCCGGCAAGTTCGGCGCGTCGGTGACCGGGGTGGCGATGCCGCTGACCGCCGTCTCGACCCTGCACGCCGGTACGTTCGAGGTCGGCCTGCTGAGCGCCGCGACCTGGGCTCCCTGGCTGGTGATCGGGCTGCCGGTCGGCGTCTGGGTGGACCGGCTGCCGCGCCGGCCGATCATGCTCACCGCCGCCGCGGTCTCCCTCGCGCTCTTCGCCGGCCTGCCGGTGGCCGCGTGGTGCGGCAGGCTGAGCATCGGGCTGCTGCTGGCCGTCGCCCTCCTGGCCGGCACCGCGGCGGTCTTCTTCCAGACCGCCTACAGCGCCTACCTCCCCACGGTGGTGGCGCCCGACGACCAGGCCGAGGGCAATGCGAAGCTGCACGGCAGCGCGTCGGCCGCGCAGATCGCCGGGCTCGGCTCCGGCGGTCTGATCGTGCAGGTGGCGGGCGCGGTGAACGGGATGTTCGCGAACGCGGGGACCTTCCTGGTCTCGCTGCTGTGCCTGGCGGGCATCCGGCACCGCGAGCAGCCGCCGGCCAGGACCCGCGGGCGGTCCCTGGCCGGGGAGGTCGGCGAAGGGCTGCGGCTGATCGCCGGCGACCCGTGGCTGCGTACGCTGACGCTCTTCGGCGCCGCCTCCAACCTGGCCCTGATGGGATACCAGTCGATACAGGTGGTCTTCCTGGTCCGCGGTGTCGGCCTGGCCCCTGGCACGGTCGGCGTGCTCATCGCGGCGACCAGTGCCGGCGGTGTCGCCGGGGCCTTCACGGCCCGCCGGGTCGCCGGCCGGATCGGTACGGCCCGCGCGACGCTGCTGTTCGAACTGGGCCTCGCCGTACCGGCCTTGCTCATCCCGCTGACCGGCCGCGGCGCCGGAGTCCTCTTCTTCGTGGCCGGCGGCTTCTGCGTCGCCGCGGGCGTCGTCGCCGGCAACATCATCAAGGCGGGCTTCCAGCAGCGCTACTGCCCGCCGGAACTGCTCGGCCGCCTCACCGCGAGCACGGCCTTCCTCGGCTACGGGACGATCCCGCTCGGGGCGCTGCTGGGCGGCGCGCTCGGAACGGCGCTCGGCCTGCGCACGGCCATGGCGGTCACCACGGCCGGGGTCCCGCTCGCCGCCCTGATCCTGCTCTTCTCACCGGTCCGGCGCTCCCGCGACCTGCCGGCCCACCGCCGGGGGACGGCGCGGGTTGACCTTCACCTTGGGGGAAGCGGCAGCCTTGCCGGCAGCGGTCATGGCGGCCGCGGCGAGGAGGGGTCGTGCGGCAGTTGCTGACGATCGGGGCGTTCGCGCGGGCGGCACGGCTGTCGCCGAAGGCGCTGCGGCACTACGACGAGCTGGGGCTGCTGCAACCGGCCTCGGTGGACGGCGAGTCGGGATACCGCTACTACGACCCGGCGCAGCTGGAGCGGGCCCGGCTGATCGCCTGGCTGCGGCGGCTGGGCATGCCGCTGGCGCGTATCCGCCGGGTCTGCGACCTGCCGGCGGCCGCGGCCGCCGAGGAGATCGGCGGCTACTGGGACCAGGTGCTGGCCGAGACCGCGGCGCGCGAGCGGCTGGCCGGCTTCCTGGTCGACTACCTCGCGGGAAGTGGGAGTTCCGTCGAGGCGGCCCCCGCCGTGCTCGGCCTCCGCTATGCCGCCAGGTCGGAGTCCGGGCTGGTGCGCACCAGCAACGAGGACACCGCCTACGCGGGACCCCGGCTGCTGGCGGTGGCCGACGGAGTCCGCGGCGCGGGCGGCGATCTCGCGAGCGCGGCGGCGGTGGCCGCGCTCAGACCCCTGGAGGCCCTGCGCGTCCCCGCCGGGGACCTGCTCGGGGCGCTCGCCGACGCGGTCGGGGCGGCGGACCGGACGATCGCGGAGATCGCCGCTTCGACGGACACCGGTACGGCGGCGACCACGCTGACCGCCCTGCTGTGGTCGGGCTCCCGGCTGGCCCTGGTGCACATCGGCGACACCCGGGCCTATCTCGTACGGGACGGGGAGCTCTTCCGGATCACCCATGACCACACCTATGTGCAGTCGCTCGTGGACGAGGGCCGGCTGACGGCGGAGGAGGCGGCCTCCCACCCGCAACGGGCGCTGCTGATCAGGGCGTTGAGCGGCACCGGCGCGCACCGCCCCGATCTGTCGCTGCACGAGGCGGCGGCCGGCGACCGCTATCTGCTGTGTTCGGACGGCCTGTCCGCCGTGGTGCCCGACCGGGGGCTGCACGAGGTGCTGGCCGCTTCCGCGGGGCCGCGCCAGGTGCTGGACGAGCTGCTCGCGCGGGCTTACGCCGCCGGCGCCCCCGACAACATCGCCTGCGCGGTGGCCGAGGTCGTCGGTCTTGAGGAAGCGGCCGCACCGGGCGGCGGGACGGGGCGGTGAGCCGGCCGGGGCTCCGGTCGCCCGGCGCCTACGCGGTGGACCGCCGCCCGTTGGCGATCGCGGCCTACCGGCGGCTGTGGCTGGCCTCCGCGGTGGGCGCGGTGGGCGGGTCCTTCAGCGTGGTGGCGATTCCGGCGCAGCTCTTCGCGGTGACCGGGTCGTCCGCGGCGGTGGGCGCGTCCGCCGCGGTGTCGCTGGTCGCACTGGTCGTGGCGGCGCTGTGGGCGGGTGCGGTGGCCGACGCCAGGGACCGGCGGACAGTGCTGCTGGCCGCGCACTGCGGCCTGGCGCTGACCTATGCGGGCCTGTGGGCCCAGGCGGCGCTCGGCTGGCGCTCGGTGCCGGTCCTGCTGGTGCTGGTGGCCTGCCAGGGGCTGACGCTCGGCGCGATCATGACCACGATGGGTGCCGCGGTGCCGCGCCTCGTCCCCGCCGAGCTGCTGCCGGCGGCCAACAGCCTCAGCTCGCTGGTCCGTTACGCGGGGTCGATCCTGGGCCCCGTCCTGGCCGGCGTGCTGATCCCGCTGCTGGGACTCGGCACGCTGTATCTGTGCGACGCCGTCGCGCTGCTGGCCGTCGTGTGGGCCGTCGTCAGGCTGCCTGCGCTGCCGCCCCGCCCCGGCCGGGACCGCTCCACGCCGGGCCGGGTGCTCGCGGGCTTCCGCTACGTGGCGGGCAGCCGCCTGCTCGCGGCGGTGCTCGCGGTGGACCTCGCGGCGATGGCCTTCGGCATGCCGGCGGCCCTCTTCCCCGAGCTGGCCCGGCACACCTACGGCGACCCGGCAGGGGGCGGCCCCGCGCTCGGCCTGCTCTACGCGGCCTACCCCGCCGGGGTCTTCGCCGTCGGCCTGGTCTCGGGCACCTTCACCCGCGCCGCCCGCCACGGCGTCCTGCTGGCGGCGGCCGCGGCGGCATGGGGCGCCTGCGTCGTCGTGCTCGGCCTGGCCTCCGGCCTGTGGCTCGCGCTGACCGCCCTGGCCCTCGGCGGCGCGGCCAACTTCGTGCTGAGCGCCTTCCGCAACGCCATCACCCAGGCGCTCGGCGACGACGCGCTGCGCGGCCGTATCCAGGGCTCGCTGACGGTCGTCACCATCGGCGGCCCCCAGATCGGCAACCTCCTGCACGGCGCCGCGGGTTCGGTCTTCGGCCCGCGCCCGGTGATCTGCGCCGGCGGCCTGCTCACGACGGCCACGGTGCTCGTGATCGTCCGGGCGGTCCCCGAACTGCGCCGCTACACGGCGCCGGCCTCTTCCCCGCAGCCGCCCGCCATGAGCGAGGCCACCGCCGGCTGACGTGACGTCGTCGACCGGACCCCGTGCGGACTCGCGCCCGGTGTACGGCACTTCGGAGACATGAGCGGCCCCGCGCCGGACCGCGGGACCAGCCGGGTCAGCCGGGTCAGCCGCGGCGGCGGGTGGCGCGTACCGCGATGCGGGGGGCCAGCAGGGACTCGGGGCGGCGGTTGAGCGAGAGCACCGCGAAGAAGGCCTCGGACACCACCGGGTCGGTGTTGGCCGCCCCCAGCACCCGGGACAGGTAGCCCTGCTGCATCCGGGCCAGCGGGCCCGGCGCCGGGCCGTCGGTGCTGGGATAGCGGGAGTCCTCGCCGGTGGCGATCATCCAGGCCGCCCGCAGGCACTTGGCCACGGCCTTCTGGGTCCCGCGCGCCCGGTCGGCGATCTCGGCCGGTTCACGCCCCGCGGCCTGGGCGGCGATCGCCTGCGCCTGGAGGGC includes:
- a CDS encoding helix-turn-helix domain-containing protein — protein: MSEEPEGTPRADPPARPTRRIDARSLRGLAHPLRMNIFELLSLDGPATATGLAERLGENTGTVSWHLRQLAEHGFIEEETGRGTKRERWWRRTGVTNELNTADFRDDPDSRGALSVYLHELLQLYFSRVVTYVGEDWDDRWRSAGTIADWRDLRLTPEQLASLNAELMAVVARHTPAAGAEPGPDACPVVVQLQSFPRKARDTG
- a CDS encoding MFS transporter, whose translation is MSRHSGGGLLRRHRDFRLLWCGETAGKFGASVTGVAMPLTAVSTLHAGTFEVGLLSAATWAPWLVIGLPVGVWVDRLPRRPIMLTAAAVSLALFAGLPVAAWCGRLSIGLLLAVALLAGTAAVFFQTAYSAYLPTVVAPDDQAEGNAKLHGSASAAQIAGLGSGGLIVQVAGAVNGMFANAGTFLVSLLCLAGIRHREQPPARTRGRSLAGEVGEGLRLIAGDPWLRTLTLFGAASNLALMGYQSIQVVFLVRGVGLAPGTVGVLIAATSAGGVAGAFTARRVAGRIGTARATLLFELGLAVPALLIPLTGRGAGVLFFVAGGFCVAAGVVAGNIIKAGFQQRYCPPELLGRLTASTAFLGYGTIPLGALLGGALGTALGLRTAMAVTTAGVPLAALILLFSPVRRSRDLPAHRRGTARVDLHLGGSGSLAGSGHGGRGEEGSCGSC
- a CDS encoding MerR family transcriptional regulator — encoded protein: MRQLLTIGAFARAARLSPKALRHYDELGLLQPASVDGESGYRYYDPAQLERARLIAWLRRLGMPLARIRRVCDLPAAAAAEEIGGYWDQVLAETAARERLAGFLVDYLAGSGSSVEAAPAVLGLRYAARSESGLVRTSNEDTAYAGPRLLAVADGVRGAGGDLASAAAVAALRPLEALRVPAGDLLGALADAVGAADRTIAEIAASTDTGTAATTLTALLWSGSRLALVHIGDTRAYLVRDGELFRITHDHTYVQSLVDEGRLTAEEAASHPQRALLIRALSGTGAHRPDLSLHEAAAGDRYLLCSDGLSAVVPDRGLHEVLAASAGPRQVLDELLARAYAAGAPDNIACAVAEVVGLEEAAAPGGGTGR
- a CDS encoding MFS transporter gives rise to the protein MSRPGLRSPGAYAVDRRPLAIAAYRRLWLASAVGAVGGSFSVVAIPAQLFAVTGSSAAVGASAAVSLVALVVAALWAGAVADARDRRTVLLAAHCGLALTYAGLWAQAALGWRSVPVLLVLVACQGLTLGAIMTTMGAAVPRLVPAELLPAANSLSSLVRYAGSILGPVLAGVLIPLLGLGTLYLCDAVALLAVVWAVVRLPALPPRPGRDRSTPGRVLAGFRYVAGSRLLAAVLAVDLAAMAFGMPAALFPELARHTYGDPAGGGPALGLLYAAYPAGVFAVGLVSGTFTRAARHGVLLAAAAAAWGACVVVLGLASGLWLALTALALGGAANFVLSAFRNAITQALGDDALRGRIQGSLTVVTIGGPQIGNLLHGAAGSVFGPRPVICAGGLLTTATVLVIVRAVPELRRYTAPASSPQPPAMSEATAG